One Anolis carolinensis isolate JA03-04 chromosome 5, rAnoCar3.1.pri, whole genome shotgun sequence DNA segment encodes these proteins:
- the LOC100563893 gene encoding uncharacterized protein LOC100563893 — MSSGAATLPLGDIHDFSSEEAQQLLSNKFVVILGDSNYRTIYKDFIKFLQTEETLMLPQLQGKGEESFANDRRVEFKGLHNKDTFCEVRQYRTEHHLVRFYFITRVFSNYMESILNDFKVGLVPDVLIMNSCLWDLNKYHDRAAADPIRKALLEYRQNLGKLFERLSDILPPGCLIIWNTAMPIRNAHGPIFQDSKQSTPRDVIEANFYSASLALCYRFDVLDLHYAVRFLEDHHHSDGVHWSSWVHRCVTKLLLTHMAGAWGVQLERRRPQPGPERNMDSVNAPRQKILTSTPKGYPPAPVHRGNRGHFHPDTMNYSNGSVNGYGQWCPGQEDQYANTGYRQEPQSQFDWPNPGNNPNFQRNGNYNNGLVAGWQGNQAHPNWNSLGDDSGFGHNSSYGHEFLEEHPCPQGPQRHPNWTNFGNGSGSSLNGSYGHQFAEGPGLQRHPEWHSSGNGSSLGHNDSYGHEFLEEHPCPQGPQRHPNWTNFGNGSGSSLNGSYGHQFAEGPGPQRHPEWHSSGNGSSLGHNDSYGHGFDGDRPYLQGHQRHPHDGFHHNNSYAFTGEQHYDPQPRCSWPSPGNDSGFPLNGNFFYRFLSEPPCRNGHLLQHPGQLRPGNDPSFQEDVGFHEENLGDYERDHLPHRRPLPQLENYIPPNGWCPEGYGDPQRGPPNMAEMHQSFLPPPPPLPPPGPFLSPYGSPREPRKRFLVNCQPSQKNVPNKKHRKGSRKTRGSRKS, encoded by the exons ATTACCGAACGATTTATAAGGATTTCATCAAGTTCTTGCAGACAGAAGAGACGCTCATGCTTCCACAGCTGCAGGGGAAG GGCGAGGAGTCCTTTGCCAACGACCGGCGGGTGGAATTTAAAGGGCTGCACAACAAGGACACTTTCTGCGAGGTGCGCCAGTATCGGACCGAGCACCACCTGGTGCGCTTCTACTTCATCACTCGGGTCTTTTCGAATTACATGGAGAGCATCTTGAATGACTTCAAGGTGGGGCTGGTTCCGGACGTCCTCATCATGAATTCCTGCCTCTGGGACCTCAACAA ATACCATGACCGTGCTGCTGCTGATCCTATCCGGAAGGCCCTCCTAGAATACCGGCAGAACCTGGGAAAGCTCTTTGAGCGGCTGAGTGACATCTTGCCTCCCGGCTGCCTCATCATCTGGAACACAGCGATGCCCATTAGGAACGCCCACGGGCCCATCTTCCAA GATTCAAAACAATCGACGCCGAGGGATGTGATTGAGGCCAACTTCTACAGCGCCAGCCTGGCCCTTTGCTACCGCTTTGACGTCCTGGACCTTCACTACGCTGTCCGGTTCCTTGAGGACCACCACCACAGCGACGGGGTCCATTGGAGCAGCTGGGTCCACCGTTGCGTGACAAAATTGCTGCTGACCCACATGGCCGGAGCCTGGGGGGTCCAACTGGAGAGGCGGAGACCTCAACCCG GGCCGGAGAGGAATATGGACAGCGTGAACGCTCCCAGGCAGAAGATCTTGACCTCTACGCCCAAGGGCTATCCTCCTGCTCCGGTCCATCGTGGCAACCGTGGCCACTTCCACCCGGATACTATGAACTACAGTAATGGGTCTGTGAATGGCTATGGACAGTGGTGTCCCGGTCAGGAAGACCAATATGCAAACACTGGATACCGACAGGAGCCGCAGAGTCAATTTGACTGGCCCAACCCTGGCAACAATCCCAATTTCCAACGGAATGGCAACTACAATAATGGGCTTGTAGCAGGTTGGCAAGGAAATCAGGCCCACCCCAACTGGAACAGTCTTGGCGATGACTCTGGTTTCGGCCACAACAGCAGCTACGGCCATGAGTTTTTGGAAGAGCATCCATGCCCGCAGGGTCCTCAACGCCATCCCAATTGGACCAATTTTGGCAATGGCTCCGGTTCCAGCCTCAATGGAAGCTACGGCCATCAATTTGCAGAAGGGCCGGGTCTTCAACGGCATCCTGAGTGGCACAGTTCTGGCAACGGCTCCAGTTTAGGACACAACGACAGCTACGGCCATGAGTTTTTGGAAGAGCATCCATGCCCGCAGGGTCCTCAACGCCATCCCAATTGGACCAATTTTGGCAATGGCTCCGGTTCCAGCCTCAATGGAAGCTACGGCCATCAATTTGCAGAAGGGCCGGGTCCTCAACGGCATCCTGAGTGGCACAGTTCTGGCAACGGCTCCAGTTTAGGACACAACGACAGCTACGGTCATGGGTTTGATGGAGATCGTCCTTATCTTCAGGGTCATCAACGTCATCCTCATGATGGTTTCCACCACAATAACAGCTATGCCTTCACGGGAGAGCAGCATTATGATCCACAACCCCGTTGCAGTTGGCCCAGTCCCGGCAATGACTCCGGCTTCCCGCTCAACGGGAACTTCTTTTACAGATTCCTGAGCGAGCCTCCGTGCCGGAACGGACACCTCTTGCAACACCCCGGACAACTCAGACCCGGCAATGACCCCAGCTTCCAGGAGGATGTTGGCTTCCACGAAGAGAACCTGGGGGATTATGAACGCGATCACTTGCCCCATCGCAGACCTCTGCCCCAATTAGAGAATTACATCCCGCCAAATGGTTGGTGCCCAGAAGGCTATGGAGACCCACAGAGAGGACCACCCAACATGGCAG AAATGCATCAaagcttccttcctcctcctcctcctcttcctcctcctggacCTTTTTTGTCACCATACGGGTCTCCCCGGGAACCCCGGAAACGGTTCCTTGTTAATTGCCAACCGTCCCAGAAGAACGTCCCCAACAAGAAGCACCGGAAAGGCTCCAGAAAGACCCGAGGTTCAAGAAAATCTTAA